A region from the Hippopotamus amphibius kiboko isolate mHipAmp2 chromosome 15, mHipAmp2.hap2, whole genome shotgun sequence genome encodes:
- the MISP gene encoding mitotic interactor and substrate of PLK1: MDRVTRYPIFGNPHSPRVAGVAFDGDTSYTFEVVGVGSVARGWGRDEPPAWPAGHEASLEVVRTGTSRSPCAFPGRLAPWPPCPEDEEDEEVKTYYLEARDTPPWQPQDLERERQAVIQGQAVRKSGTVATLRGAPDHGEPRSPGRPQSMPLEENVIDREQIDFLAARRQFLSLEQTQPPPRAAHPGAGAPRNQPGASQASKALNGLPLANGHAIPVKPQAKEAVAEEERVHGLPTRSGAQALDRPGSQSQEGSPEPPKETPIEREIRLAQEREADLREQRGLRRAASHQELVEIPARPLLSTVSLSAAPRRDRGRPSLYVQRDIAQESQREQDHRREGLQVGRASTPDWSSEGPQPLLRRVHSSDSILSPTPDASVASPAPEARKVNRLPPDAYQAYLRPQTPPGASPAFPTYGKPRGLSADQARPVGSAKAAGSQKHASESSGKPSGTKREASRGPLRTSGGVVRWEYFRLRPLRFGVPDEPEEAEAPRVWGWEVAGAPALRLQKSRSSELLEREVERVLRREREVAEERRSALYPAVFSPPPDECCGRDSRSSSRASGIAGSDSVSESHYFIPIHTHSGLVWAAEAPPEDAPGQRKKNGQWYAGINPSDHVNSEVLEATRVTRHKNAMAQRWEARIYASEDED, encoded by the exons ATGGACCGAGTGACCAGATACCCCATCTTTGGCAACCCCCACTCACCCCGCGTGGCCGGAGTGGCCTTCGATGGTGACACCAGCTACACGTTTGAGGTGGTGGGCGTGGGGTCCgtagccaggggctggggccgggATGAGCCACCGGCATGGCCTGCTGGCCACGAGGCCTCTCTGGAAGTGGTGCGGACGGGGACGTCCCGCAGCCCGTGTGCCTTCCCCGGCCGGCTGGCCCCGTGGCCGCCCTGCCcagaggatgaggaggatgaggaggtgaAGACCTACTACCTGGAGGCCAGGGACACCCCGCCCTGGCAGCCACAGGACCTGGAGCGGGAGCGTCAGGCGGTCATTCAGGGCCAGGCAGTCAGGAAGAGTGGCACAGTGGCCACACTCCGTGGCGCCCCTGACCACGGGGAGCCCAGGAGCCCCGGCCGACCGCAGTCCATGCCCCTGGAGGAGAATGTGATCGACAGGGAGCAGATCGATTTCCTGGCAGCCAGGCGGCAGTTCCTGAGCCTGGAGCAGACACAGCCCCCACCCAGGGCGGCCCACCCCGGTGCAGGGGCTCCTCGGAACCAACCCGGGGCCAGCCAGGCCTCCAAGGCCCTGAACGGGCTACCCTTGGCCAATGGGCATGCCATTCCAGTCAAGCCTCAGGCGAAGGAGGCGGTCGCAGAAGAGGAAAGGGTCCACGGGTTGCCTACCAGGTCTGGTGCCCAAGCACTGGACCGCCCCGGTTCCCAGTCCCAAGAGGGGTCCCCAGAGCCCCCCAAGGAGACGCCCATCGAGCGGGAAATCCGGCTGGCCCAGGAGCGGGAGGCAGACCTCCGAGAGCAGAGGGGGCTGCGGCGGGCGGCCAGCCACCAGGAGCTGGTGGAGATCCCCGCCAGGCCGCTGCTCAGCACGGTGAGCCTGAGCGCGGCCCCGCGGCGGGACAGGGGGCGCCCGTCGCTCTACGTGCAGCGGGACATCGCTCAGGAGTCGCAGCGCGAGCAGGACCACCGGCGGGAAGGCCTGCAGGTGGGCCGGGCGTCCACGCCCGACTGGTCCTCCgaaggcccccagcccctcctcaggAGGGTCCACAGCTCAGACTCCATCCTCAGCCCGACCCCAGACGCCAGCGTGGCCAGCCCCGCGCCAGAGGCGAGGAAGGTGAACCGCCTCCCACCTGATGCCTACCAGGCGTACCTGAGACCCCAGACGCCCCCGGGCGCGTCCCCAGCCTTCCCCACCTACGGCAAGCCCCGCGGTCTCTCTGCAGACCAGGCCCGGCCTGTGGGCTCTGCGAAGGCCGCAGGGTCTCAGAAGCATGCTTCGGAATCCTCTGGAAAGCCTTCAGGCACAAAGCGGGAGGCTTCCCGGGGACCCCTGCGCACCAGCGGGGGTGTCGTGCGATGGGAGTACTTCCGCCTGCGTCCCCTGCGGTTCGGTGTCCCAGATGAgcctgaggaagctgaggcccccCGCGtctggggctgggaggtggcCGGGGCCCCGGCGCTGAGGCTGCAGAAGTCCCGGTCGTCTGAGCTGCTGGAGAGGGAGGTGGAGCGCGTCCTGCGGCGGGAGCGGGAGGTGGCCGAGGAGCGGCGGAGCGCTCTGTACCCTGCGGTCTTCTCCCCGCCGCCCGACGAGTGCTGCGGCCGGGACTCCAGGAGCTCCTCCCGCGCGTCCG GCATCGCGGGCAGCGACTCGGTGTCGGAGTCACACTATTTCATCCCCATCCACACGCACTCGGGCCTGGTGTGGGCAGCAGAGGCCCCCCCCGAGGACGCTCCCgggcagagaaagaagaatgggcAGTGG tATGCCGGCATCAACCCCTCGGACCATGTCAACTCAGAG GTCTTGGAGGCCACACGGGTGACCCGCCACAAGAACGCCATGGCGCAGCGCTGGGAAGCCCGGATCTATGCCAGCGAGGATGAGGACTGA